One genomic region from Ochotona princeps isolate mOchPri1 chromosome 5, mOchPri1.hap1, whole genome shotgun sequence encodes:
- the GBX2 gene encoding homeobox protein GBX-2: MSAAFPPPSLMMMQRPLGSSTAFSIDSLIGSPPQPSPGHFVYTGYPMFMPYRPVVLPPPPPPPALPQAALQPALPPAHPHHQIPSLPTGFCSSLAQGMALTSTLMATLPGGFSASPQHQEAAAARKFAPQPLPGGGNFDKAEALQADAEDGKSFLAKEGSLLAFSAAEAVQASLVGALRGQAKDESKVEDDPKGKEESFSLESDVDYSSDDNLTGQAAHKEEEAGHGLEEPPPSGGGGGGAGSTTSTGKNRRRRTAFTSEQLLELEKEFHCKKYLSLTERSQIAHALKLSEVQVKIWFQNRRAKWKRVKAGNANSKTGEPSRNPKIVVPIPVHVSRFAIRSQHQQLEQARP; this comes from the exons ATGAGCGCAGCGTTCCCGCCGCCCTCGCTGATGATGATGCAGCGCCCGCTCGGGAGTAGCACCGCCTTCAGCATAGACTCGCTGATCGGCAGCCCGCCGcagcccagccccggccattTCGTCTACACCGGCTACCCCATGTTCATGCCCTACCGGCCGGTggtgctgccgccgccgccgccgccgcccgcgctGCCCCAGGCCGCGCTGCAGCCCGCGCTGCCGCCGGCGCACCCGCACCACCAGATCCCCAGCCTGCCCACCGGCTTCTGCTCCAGCCTGGCGCAGGGCATGGCGCTCACCTCCACGCTCATGGCCACGCTGCCCGGCGGCTTCTCCGCGTCGCCCCAGCACCAGGAGGCGGCCGCCGCCCGCAAGTTCGCGCCGCAGCCGCTGCCCGGCGGCGGCAACTTCGACAAGGCTGAGGCGCTGCAAGCAGACGCGGAGGACGGCAAAAGCTTCCTGGCCAAGGAGGGCTCGCTGCTCGCCTTCTCCGCGGCCGAGGCAGTGCAGGCGTCTCTGG TCGGGGCTCTCCGAGGACAGGCGAAAGACGAGTCCAAGGTGGAAGATGACCCGAAGGGCAAGGAGGAGAGCTTCTCGCTGGAGAGCGATGTGGACTACAGCTCGGATGACAATCTGACCGGCCAGGCGGCCCACAAGGAGGAAGAGGCGGGCCACGGGCTGGAGGAGCCCCCGCCGAGCGGCGGTGGCGGAGGCGGCGCGGGCAGCACCACCTCCACGGGCAAGAACCGGCGGCGACGGACTGCCTTCACCAGcgagcagctgctggagctggagAAGGAGTTCCATTGCAAGAAGTACCTGTCCCTGACCGAGCGCTCGCAGATCGCGCACGCCCTCAAACTCAGCGAGGTGCAGGTGAAAATCTGGTTCCAGAACCGCCGCGCCAAATGGAAACGGGTGAAGGCGGGCAATGCCAACTCCAAGACCGGGGAGCCTTCGCGGAACCCCAAGATTGTCGTCCCCATCCCGGTCCACGTCAGCAGGTTCGCCATCAGAAGTCAACATCAGCAGCTGGAGCAGGCCCGGCCCTGA